One genomic region from Amycolatopsis sp. FBCC-B4732 encodes:
- a CDS encoding tetratricopeptide repeat protein, producing the protein MRDTEPANVTNQCQHRSGRWRGRASRCETRNGRGSSAIPGGGKAGGMEIVFGILGPTAMRMHGRLHADWGSPKLHKVLAALLTNPKVRVGMTGLAEWVWSVDEPEPNDPISTFRTYAARIGKVMRDADVPATIRTVDGALHLDVERTAIDYFAFEALIETARRHSKENDHEAACEVAATALGLWRGEPLADLTSQPARDWRYSAVHNAWLPANQLLLGELIAVGRFDAALRKIDELQREHPTDIGLARRRLRVLRELDRTDDMGAYHIAVRKLLLAGDDQAAAADLLKYYNTLIAGKPAPPARPGARSAAERLAALPRPRPPSDPPPSLLPALAPRGRSTLPPAATDFVGHHDIRQTLDELARTAEGRFSPGVIVLDGLAGIGKTALAVHWAHGQYGRLADTALYLDLHGFDGGRPVTADDVVDELLDAFEVPISRLATRARRDAKLREILAQSRTLVVLDNAANSAHVLPLLFTLSPCLLLVTSRKGLTALTSRHGARRCSVTPLNEQHAAQVLTNRIGPRGAAEQEPLARIAALCGGVPLALQLVAHHIEGRRGAALSEFADELQDQSRLLDIGDDGDDPPATMRAALLVTYNGLPRAARDLLWLIGLSPAPELTPHAAAALAGKPVKEVQHALDVLVSTHFLTHTGKRDRYRVHDLLRTFARELAEAEQYAGVRAEAERRLLSFCLHTSYAADRLLFPFRPPVPMLPAAADTPMVEFPSENAAAAWLSNEKANFVRIIPWAAQRNHHDYAWRIPHNLYGLYRRYGFYNELRDAFTVSVSSAQAVADPESEAATRSDFGMILLALGDPGPALLEFHLAAAIAQQTNSAIGIATSFLHLGTHKAQAGEFEAAEALYQRALDRLEAADSAGTESAIHHRLADTLRHRGRHDEALARYRHALDLRESIGNRHGQAETLAEMASTLCEQRKYGEALDHGLRALRIVEQINDLEVGPRACCVVATVSYRQADHAAAIGYARQAVRLAARTHNAVVESDALHVLGHALHETGRLAAAEEGWTNAAAIYADLGNHERERHVREDLATLSTASANGTFSPET; encoded by the coding sequence GTGCGCGACACCGAGCCGGCAAACGTGACAAATCAATGTCAGCACAGGTCAGGGCGGTGGCGCGGGCGCGCGAGCCGATGCGAAACTCGGAATGGGCGAGGAAGTTCAGCGATCCCAGGAGGGGGGAAAGCTGGCGGGATGGAGATCGTATTCGGAATTCTCGGGCCGACTGCCATGCGAATGCACGGTCGTTTGCACGCCGACTGGGGTTCACCCAAGCTGCACAAGGTTCTGGCGGCGTTGCTCACGAACCCCAAGGTGCGCGTGGGGATGACGGGCCTGGCGGAGTGGGTCTGGTCGGTCGACGAGCCGGAACCGAACGATCCGATTTCCACATTCCGCACCTACGCCGCGCGGATCGGCAAGGTCATGCGCGACGCGGACGTTCCCGCGACGATCCGTACGGTCGACGGTGCATTGCACCTCGACGTCGAACGGACTGCGATCGACTATTTCGCCTTCGAAGCGCTCATCGAAACGGCTCGCCGGCACAGCAAGGAAAACGATCACGAAGCGGCTTGCGAGGTGGCTGCCACCGCCCTCGGCCTGTGGCGGGGTGAGCCGCTCGCGGACCTGACCTCGCAGCCGGCGCGGGACTGGCGGTATTCGGCGGTGCACAACGCTTGGCTGCCGGCGAACCAGCTGCTGCTGGGCGAGCTGATCGCCGTCGGGCGATTCGACGCCGCGTTGCGGAAGATCGACGAGCTCCAGCGCGAACACCCGACCGACATCGGGTTGGCCAGGCGACGCCTGCGCGTCCTGCGCGAGCTCGACCGGACGGACGACATGGGCGCCTACCACATCGCCGTCCGCAAGCTGCTCCTCGCCGGCGACGACCAGGCCGCGGCCGCCGACTTGCTCAAGTACTACAACACGTTGATCGCCGGGAAGCCCGCTCCGCCGGCCAGACCGGGAGCCCGGAGTGCCGCCGAACGACTGGCCGCACTGCCCCGCCCCCGGCCGCCATCGGACCCACCACCCAGCCTGCTGCCGGCCTTGGCGCCACGGGGCCGGTCGACCCTGCCGCCGGCGGCGACCGATTTCGTCGGTCACCACGACATCCGGCAGACGCTCGACGAGCTGGCCCGCACCGCCGAGGGGCGGTTCTCCCCCGGCGTGATCGTCCTGGACGGCTTGGCGGGCATCGGAAAGACCGCGCTCGCGGTGCACTGGGCACACGGGCAGTACGGCCGCCTCGCCGACACGGCGTTGTACCTCGACCTGCACGGCTTCGACGGCGGGCGTCCGGTCACCGCCGACGACGTCGTCGACGAACTCCTCGACGCCTTCGAAGTGCCCATCTCCCGCCTGGCCACGCGCGCCCGCCGCGACGCGAAGCTGAGGGAGATCCTCGCGCAGAGCCGCACCCTGGTGGTGCTCGACAACGCCGCGAACTCCGCGCACGTGCTGCCGCTGCTGTTCACGCTCTCGCCGTGCCTGCTGCTCGTCACCAGCCGCAAAGGCCTGACCGCGCTGACCAGCCGGCACGGCGCGCGGCGGTGCTCGGTCACGCCGCTCAACGAGCAGCACGCCGCCCAGGTCCTGACCAACCGCATCGGTCCGCGAGGAGCCGCCGAACAGGAGCCGCTCGCGCGGATCGCCGCGTTGTGCGGCGGAGTCCCCCTCGCACTCCAGCTGGTCGCCCACCACATCGAAGGCCGTCGCGGAGCCGCGCTGAGCGAGTTCGCCGACGAACTCCAGGACCAGAGCCGGTTGCTCGACATCGGCGACGACGGCGACGATCCGCCGGCGACCATGCGCGCCGCCCTGCTGGTCACCTACAACGGCCTGCCCCGGGCGGCGCGGGACCTGCTGTGGCTGATCGGCCTCTCCCCGGCGCCGGAACTGACTCCGCACGCCGCCGCCGCGCTGGCCGGGAAGCCGGTGAAAGAGGTCCAGCACGCCCTCGACGTGCTCGTCAGCACCCACTTCCTCACCCACACGGGCAAGCGGGACCGCTACCGGGTCCACGACCTGCTCCGGACTTTCGCCCGCGAACTCGCGGAGGCCGAGCAGTACGCCGGTGTCCGGGCCGAGGCGGAGCGCCGGTTGCTGTCGTTCTGCCTGCACACCAGCTACGCCGCCGACCGCCTGCTGTTCCCCTTCCGGCCCCCGGTCCCGATGCTCCCGGCCGCGGCGGACACCCCGATGGTCGAATTCCCATCGGAAAACGCCGCGGCGGCCTGGCTCTCGAACGAGAAGGCCAATTTCGTGAGGATCATCCCGTGGGCCGCGCAACGGAATCACCACGATTACGCGTGGCGAATCCCCCACAACTTGTACGGCCTCTACCGTCGGTATGGTTTTTACAACGAACTCCGCGACGCGTTCACTGTTTCGGTTTCTTCTGCCCAAGCCGTAGCAGATCCGGAAAGCGAGGCCGCGACAAGAAGTGACTTCGGAATGATTCTGCTCGCCCTGGGCGATCCCGGTCCGGCATTGCTGGAATTCCACCTGGCCGCAGCGATCGCCCAGCAGACGAACAGTGCGATCGGAATCGCGACGTCATTCTTGCACTTGGGCACCCACAAAGCGCAGGCCGGCGAATTCGAGGCCGCCGAAGCCCTGTACCAACGCGCACTGGACCGACTCGAAGCAGCCGACAGCGCGGGCACCGAGTCGGCGATCCACCACCGGCTCGCAGATACCCTCCGTCACCGCGGCCGTCACGATGAGGCGCTGGCCCGCTACCGCCACGCGCTCGACCTGAGGGAGAGCATCGGCAACCGCCACGGCCAAGCCGAAACCCTGGCCGAGATGGCCTCGACGTTGTGCGAGCAGCGCAAGTACGGCGAAGCGCTCGACCACGGCCTACGGGCACTGCGCATCGTCGAACAGATCAACGACCTCGAAGTGGGCCCGCGCGCGTGTTGCGTCGTGGCCACCGTCAGCTACCGCCAAGCGGACCACGCGGCCGCGATCGGCTACGCGCGGCAAGCCGTGCGGCTGGCCGCACGCACCCACAACGCCGTCGTCGAATCCGACGCGCTCCACGTCCTCGGCCACGCATTGCACGAAACGGGACGACTGGCTGCCGCCGAAGAAGGCTGGACGAACGCGGCGGCCATTTACGCCGATCTCGGCAACCACGAACGTGAACGACACGTTCGTGAGGACCTCGCCACCCTGTCGACCGCCTCCGCGAACGGCACTTTCTCCCCCGAAACGTGA
- a CDS encoding ThiF family adenylyltransferase yields the protein MRRPMIKPEHLPVRHGGNRVRIGGVVRGIAADIADPDGWVWALLELLDGSRTTGQVVADLARLHPTRAGTDVRAAIDDLIRAGYVEDAGEPAPGRLTAAERERYGRSKALFRWMDRAPRRTSWDTQLLLSGARVVVIGIGGVGCTAAQALVRSGVGHVHCVEPDVVELSNLNRQVLFTERDLGRPKVDVAVDRLREQNSEVRVTGTRLAVDGPAVLRTLATGFDVVLLAADQPEEIRSWTNQACEATGTAWVHGGYHGPQVGCGLYRPGAGPCYDCARVAERERRAGLPPRTYSAASGRAARTHAANAVSAGVAGQLAAHATLSLITGAPALRTNCQYGFNLVTLQDSFAIGPDAPRPDCPTCA from the coding sequence GTGCGCCGTCCGATGATCAAACCCGAGCACCTTCCGGTCCGCCACGGCGGGAATCGCGTCCGGATCGGCGGTGTCGTCCGCGGGATCGCCGCGGACATCGCCGATCCCGACGGGTGGGTGTGGGCGCTGCTGGAGCTGCTCGACGGATCGAGGACCACGGGCCAGGTCGTCGCCGACCTGGCCCGCCTCCACCCCACCCGGGCCGGTACCGACGTCCGGGCGGCCATCGACGACCTGATCCGCGCCGGGTACGTCGAAGACGCGGGCGAGCCGGCGCCCGGCCGGCTGACCGCCGCCGAGCGGGAACGGTACGGGCGGAGCAAGGCGTTGTTCCGCTGGATGGATCGCGCTCCCCGTCGGACGAGCTGGGACACGCAGCTGCTGCTGAGCGGGGCGCGGGTCGTGGTGATCGGGATCGGCGGCGTCGGCTGTACCGCCGCCCAGGCCCTGGTCAGGTCCGGAGTCGGGCACGTGCACTGCGTCGAGCCGGACGTGGTCGAGCTGTCCAACCTCAACCGTCAAGTCCTCTTCACCGAGCGCGATCTCGGCCGGCCCAAGGTCGACGTCGCGGTCGACCGGTTGCGCGAGCAGAACTCCGAGGTCCGGGTCACCGGCACGCGGCTGGCGGTCGACGGCCCGGCCGTGTTGCGGACCCTGGCGACCGGCTTCGACGTCGTGCTGCTGGCCGCGGACCAGCCCGAGGAAATCCGCTCCTGGACCAACCAGGCTTGCGAGGCGACCGGGACCGCGTGGGTGCACGGCGGGTACCACGGGCCCCAGGTCGGCTGTGGGTTGTACCGGCCCGGCGCCGGGCCGTGTTATGACTGCGCCCGCGTTGCCGAGCGCGAGCGCCGCGCGGGCCTTCCCCCACGGACCTACTCCGCGGCGTCCGGCCGAGCCGCCCGCACGCACGCGGCCAACGCCGTTTCGGCGGGCGTCGCCGGGCAGCTGGCCGCGCACGCCACCCTGAGCCTCATCACCGGGGCGCCCGCGCTGCGGACCAATTGCCAGTACGGGTTCAACCTCGTCACGTTGCAGGACAGCTTCGCGATCGGTCCCGACGCACCGCGGCCCGACTGCCCCACCTGCGCTTGA
- a CDS encoding esterase family protein, with translation MLPWEGDLAGRLDRHTLESELLRGNPLGDPHERPLWVYVPPGYDDGDERYPAVYVIQGYTGHVAMWANRTPFRQTFLETADAVFAGGAPGCVVVYVDAWTAYGGSQFVDSPGTGRYHSYLCDEVVPWVDAHYRTVPAAGSRAIAGKSSGGFGAMITPMLRPDLFGALATHAGDSLYELSYIQDFGKAARALRGYDQDIAKWWADFRSRPAFTKPEDATLLQLLGVSACFSAREDGTPELPCDPLTGAVRPEVWERWLAWDPVRMVPDHAAAIRSLRAVWIDAGTSDEYYLDLGAEAFRAAIAAAGLPAERVHFELFDAGHAAIDYRYPLSLAWLAGRLAR, from the coding sequence ATGCTGCCCTGGGAAGGCGACCTCGCCGGCCGGCTCGACCGGCACACGTTGGAGTCCGAGCTGCTGCGCGGCAACCCGCTCGGCGACCCGCACGAACGGCCGCTGTGGGTGTACGTCCCGCCGGGCTACGACGACGGCGACGAGCGCTACCCGGCGGTCTACGTCATCCAGGGCTACACCGGGCACGTGGCGATGTGGGCCAACCGGACGCCGTTCCGGCAGACCTTCCTGGAGACCGCCGACGCGGTCTTCGCCGGCGGCGCCCCGGGTTGCGTCGTCGTGTACGTCGACGCGTGGACCGCGTACGGCGGCTCCCAGTTCGTCGATTCGCCGGGCACCGGCCGCTACCACTCGTACCTGTGCGACGAGGTCGTGCCGTGGGTGGACGCGCACTACCGGACGGTGCCCGCGGCCGGATCCCGCGCGATCGCGGGCAAGTCCTCGGGCGGGTTCGGCGCGATGATCACGCCGATGCTGCGCCCCGACCTGTTCGGCGCGCTCGCGACGCACGCGGGCGACTCGCTGTACGAGCTGAGCTACATCCAGGACTTCGGCAAGGCGGCGCGCGCCCTGCGCGGCTACGACCAGGACATCGCGAAGTGGTGGGCGGACTTCCGCTCGCGACCGGCGTTCACCAAGCCGGAGGACGCGACGCTCCTGCAGCTGCTCGGCGTCTCGGCGTGCTTCTCGGCGCGGGAGGACGGGACGCCGGAACTGCCGTGCGACCCGCTGACCGGCGCCGTGCGGCCGGAGGTGTGGGAGCGCTGGCTGGCCTGGGACCCGGTCCGGATGGTGCCGGACCACGCGGCGGCGATCCGGTCGCTGCGCGCGGTGTGGATCGACGCGGGCACGAGCGACGAGTACTACCTCGACCTCGGCGCGGAGGCCTTCCGGGCGGCGATCGCGGCGGCGGGGCTGCCGGCCGAGCGGGTGCACTTCGAGCTGTTCGACGCCGGCCACGCGGCGATCGACTACCGCTACCCGCTTTCGCTGGCGTGGCTGGCCGGGCGGCTCGCCCGGTGA
- a CDS encoding DUF6529 family protein has translation MTTAGHRTAVTLLVPLFAGAVVSVVLGVYGSLHTPTGVAVNVAGFSSPQGVKAWLATVVVVLVLVQLLSALSLYGKLGATPAWMGTVHRWSGRVAFLVSIPVALHCLYALGFQSFDTRVLLHSLLGCFFYGAFVAKMLLLRKDGAPAWALPVLGGLVFTGLVGLWLSASLWFFTQSGLTF, from the coding sequence ATGACCACGGCCGGGCACCGCACCGCGGTCACGCTCCTGGTCCCGCTGTTCGCCGGCGCCGTCGTCTCGGTGGTGCTGGGCGTCTACGGCAGCCTGCACACGCCGACCGGCGTCGCGGTGAACGTCGCCGGGTTCTCCAGCCCGCAGGGGGTGAAGGCGTGGCTCGCCACGGTCGTCGTCGTGCTGGTGCTGGTCCAGCTGCTCTCGGCGCTTTCGCTGTACGGCAAGCTCGGCGCTACGCCGGCGTGGATGGGCACGGTGCACCGCTGGTCGGGCCGGGTGGCGTTCCTGGTGTCCATCCCGGTGGCGCTGCACTGCCTCTACGCGCTCGGGTTCCAGTCGTTCGACACCCGCGTCCTCCTGCACTCCCTGCTGGGCTGCTTCTTCTACGGCGCGTTCGTCGCGAAGATGCTGCTGCTGCGCAAGGACGGCGCGCCCGCGTGGGCGCTGCCGGTGCTCGGCGGGCTCGTCTTCACCGGGCTGGTCGGGCTGTGGCTGAGCGCGTCGCTGTGGTTCTTCACCCAGTCCGGTTTGACCTTCTAG
- a CDS encoding alpha/beta fold hydrolase → MTAFAERDLTLPGGPVLHVYDSGGPGPAVLWHHGTPNLGSPPGPLLPLGEELGIRWISYDRPGYGSSTPVPGRSVGDAAGYATAVADALGVERFAVLGHSGGSSHALACAALLPDRVLAAAGLGAVAPFHGEAWFAGMADPGSLRAATEGRAAKEKYEAAAQFNPAVFTEADFAALKGAWSWLDSVVQPALGAVGLIDDDLAYVAPWGADPAAITAPVLLVHGEDDRMVPAAHSRWLAGRCPGAELRLTPGDGHLSVLDHAAAALTWLAAQASSASEATTGAT, encoded by the coding sequence GTGACCGCCTTCGCCGAACGCGACCTGACGCTGCCCGGCGGGCCCGTCCTGCACGTCTACGACAGCGGTGGCCCGGGGCCGGCCGTCCTGTGGCACCACGGGACGCCCAACCTCGGGTCGCCGCCCGGGCCGCTGCTGCCGCTCGGCGAGGAGCTGGGGATCCGCTGGATTTCCTACGACCGGCCCGGTTACGGGAGCTCGACGCCGGTGCCGGGGCGGTCCGTCGGGGACGCCGCCGGGTACGCGACCGCCGTCGCCGACGCGCTCGGGGTCGAGCGCTTCGCCGTCCTGGGCCACTCCGGGGGCAGCTCCCACGCGCTCGCGTGCGCGGCGCTGCTGCCCGATCGCGTCCTCGCGGCCGCCGGTCTCGGCGCGGTGGCGCCGTTCCACGGTGAAGCCTGGTTCGCGGGCATGGCGGACCCGGGTTCGCTGCGCGCCGCCACCGAAGGCCGGGCTGCCAAGGAGAAGTACGAAGCGGCTGCCCAGTTCAACCCCGCGGTGTTCACCGAGGCCGACTTCGCCGCGCTTAAGGGGGCGTGGTCCTGGCTCGACAGCGTCGTCCAGCCCGCGCTGGGGGCGGTCGGGCTGATCGACGACGACCTCGCCTACGTCGCGCCGTGGGGCGCCGACCCGGCCGCCATCACCGCGCCGGTGCTGCTGGTGCACGGCGAGGACGACCGGATGGTGCCCGCCGCGCACAGCCGGTGGCTCGCCGGACGCTGCCCCGGCGCCGAACTCCGGCTCACCCCCGGCGACGGGCACCTCTCCGTGCTGGACCACGCCGCCGCCGCGCTCACCTGGCTCGCCGCTCAAGCGAGCAGCGCCAGCGAGGCCACGACCGGCGCCACGTAG
- a CDS encoding Rieske (2Fe-2S) protein — MRDDETDPVLARRTALAVLGAGLAAGCSTYGGSQAPPPAAQQPPAAGGTELGPAADIPVGGGKVFADKQVVVTQPAAGTFAAFSAVCTHQGCTVDAVADGTINCPCHGSKFKIADGSVANGPASQPLPKKAVTVTGGKVTLA; from the coding sequence GTGCGCGACGACGAAACGGACCCGGTGCTGGCGCGCCGCACGGCGCTGGCGGTACTGGGCGCGGGGCTGGCCGCCGGCTGCAGCACCTACGGCGGCTCCCAGGCCCCGCCACCGGCCGCCCAGCAACCGCCGGCGGCCGGCGGCACGGAACTCGGCCCCGCCGCCGACATCCCCGTCGGCGGCGGCAAGGTGTTCGCGGACAAGCAGGTGGTGGTGACCCAGCCGGCGGCGGGCACCTTCGCGGCGTTCTCCGCCGTCTGCACCCACCAGGGCTGCACGGTGGACGCCGTCGCGGACGGCACGATCAACTGCCCGTGCCACGGCAGCAAGTTCAAGATCGCCGACGGCTCGGTCGCGAACGGCCCGGCATCGCAGCCGCTGCCGAAGAAAGCCGTCACGGTCACCGGCGGCAAGGTCACCCTGGCCTAG
- a CDS encoding tetratricopeptide repeat protein, producing MVDEPEHEHGTRSVTNALPGTVTGSVVQAGTIRQVVFAAATQQALPVPRQLPPAVRDFAGRGDQLARLDELLLSHDEGRPGGVVISALDGTAGVGKTALAVQWAHRVEHHFTDGTLFADLRGYGPSAPVRPDLVLASFLHVLGIAEDRIPADLDAQVSVYRSVLAGRRVLILLDNAGTAEQVRPLLPGSPGCAVLVTSRASLTGLLVAEAASQLTLDLFTADEAHVLLRRILGRERVSAEPAAVADLVEVCARLPLALRIAATRIATRRHTSVAEVVADIVGDRTGLDVLSSSGDERSAVRSVFDWSYTRLVDEHAVLFRRLGLHPGTEFGVPAAAAVAGIDAATAYRHLEALADVHLIESVGGRRYRCHDLLHAYAAHRAERDDSPDSRRDATARLFSWYAHTAQAADKLVFPGLESPAADLAPDGPEVPLTDRAGALAWLNTEQANLLAVLRSAPEHPTAVVLAGATRFLSLGPRAVWPVRLEAETLGLRAAEAAGNRTAEALLLGFRGDTLATLERWDDAEADFTRQLALARELGDAVRQRVGLIGLGQVRFLQRRYPEARDYYRQALPLARQAGGGRPEAVVECNLSRIAVRLGEFGQAREHAERELVLRRRSADRVGEAYALRDVAVALHGLEDHDTAIEYANQAVALYRTLAGTEVFLAEALETAAASLERTGNLTRAAEHLGEACELLDELDPERAGTLRERIRELSSRG from the coding sequence ATGGTCGACGAACCGGAGCACGAGCACGGCACGAGATCGGTGACGAACGCACTGCCCGGCACCGTGACCGGTTCCGTGGTGCAAGCGGGCACGATCCGGCAAGTCGTCTTCGCAGCGGCCACGCAGCAGGCGCTGCCGGTGCCGCGCCAGCTGCCTCCGGCCGTGCGTGACTTCGCCGGCCGTGGCGATCAGCTGGCCCGGCTGGACGAACTCCTGCTCTCCCACGACGAGGGCCGGCCCGGCGGCGTGGTGATCTCCGCCCTCGACGGGACCGCCGGGGTCGGCAAGACCGCGCTGGCCGTGCAGTGGGCCCACCGGGTGGAGCACCACTTCACCGACGGCACGCTGTTCGCCGACCTGCGTGGCTACGGCCCCAGCGCACCGGTGCGGCCGGATCTGGTGCTCGCGTCGTTCCTCCACGTACTCGGGATCGCGGAGGACCGCATCCCCGCCGACCTGGATGCCCAGGTCAGCGTGTACCGCTCGGTGCTCGCCGGCCGCCGGGTGCTGATCCTGCTGGACAACGCCGGCACCGCCGAGCAGGTTCGCCCGCTGCTGCCGGGCTCCCCCGGCTGCGCCGTCCTGGTCACCAGCCGGGCGAGCCTGACCGGCCTGCTCGTCGCCGAAGCCGCGAGCCAGCTCACCCTCGACCTGTTCACCGCGGACGAAGCCCACGTCCTGCTCCGGCGGATCCTCGGCCGTGAGCGCGTCTCCGCCGAGCCCGCAGCCGTCGCCGACCTCGTCGAGGTGTGCGCCCGCCTGCCGCTGGCGTTGCGGATCGCGGCGACGCGCATCGCCACCCGCCGCCACACCAGCGTCGCGGAAGTCGTGGCGGACATCGTCGGCGACCGGACGGGGTTGGACGTGTTGAGCAGCAGCGGAGACGAACGCAGCGCCGTGCGGAGCGTGTTCGACTGGTCGTACACGCGGCTGGTGGACGAACACGCCGTCCTGTTCCGCCGGCTGGGGCTGCATCCCGGCACCGAATTCGGGGTGCCCGCCGCGGCGGCGGTGGCGGGGATCGACGCCGCCACGGCGTACCGGCACCTGGAAGCCCTCGCCGACGTGCACCTGATCGAGTCCGTCGGCGGCAGGCGCTACCGGTGCCACGACTTGCTGCACGCCTACGCCGCGCACCGCGCCGAACGGGACGACAGCCCGGACAGCCGGCGCGACGCCACGGCCCGGCTTTTCTCGTGGTACGCGCACACCGCGCAGGCCGCCGACAAGCTCGTCTTCCCGGGCCTGGAATCCCCCGCTGCCGACCTGGCACCCGACGGACCCGAGGTCCCGCTCACCGACCGCGCCGGGGCACTCGCCTGGCTGAACACCGAGCAGGCGAACCTGCTGGCGGTGCTGCGCTCGGCTCCCGAGCACCCCACCGCGGTGGTACTCGCCGGCGCCACCCGGTTCCTCAGTCTCGGGCCACGCGCGGTGTGGCCGGTGCGCCTCGAAGCCGAAACCCTCGGGCTCCGCGCGGCGGAAGCCGCCGGGAACCGGACGGCGGAGGCACTCCTCCTCGGCTTCCGGGGCGACACCCTCGCCACCTTGGAGCGGTGGGACGACGCGGAAGCCGACTTCACCCGCCAGCTCGCCTTGGCGCGGGAACTCGGCGACGCCGTCCGCCAGCGAGTCGGGTTGATCGGGCTGGGGCAGGTCCGCTTCCTGCAACGGCGGTACCCCGAAGCGCGTGACTACTACCGCCAGGCATTGCCGCTGGCGCGACAGGCGGGTGGTGGCCGCCCGGAGGCCGTCGTGGAGTGCAACCTCAGCCGGATCGCCGTCCGGCTGGGGGAATTCGGCCAAGCCCGCGAACACGCCGAACGGGAACTCGTCCTCCGCCGCCGGAGCGCCGACCGCGTCGGCGAGGCCTACGCCCTGCGCGACGTGGCCGTGGCCCTGCACGGACTCGAGGACCACGACACCGCGATCGAGTACGCGAACCAAGCCGTCGCGCTGTACCGGACCCTCGCCGGCACCGAGGTTTTCCTCGCCGAAGCGCTCGAAACAGCGGCGGCCTCGCTCGAGCGCACCGGGAACCTCACGCGCGCGGCGGAGCACCTCGGGGAAGCGTGCGAGCTCCTCGACGAGCTCGACCCGGAGCGTGCCGGAACCCTGCGCGAGCGGATCCGGGAACTGTCCTCGCGAGGATGA
- a CDS encoding serine/threonine-protein kinase — MSWQFGPYRVESLIARGGMGEVYRAHDTRHDRVVALKLLAPEFAADRDFQERFRREAHAVARLREPHVIPIHAYGEHDGRLYLDMRLVDGDDLGSRLAAGGAPSPADAVDVIGQVARALAAAHAEGLVHRDVKPSNVLVDATGFAYLVDFGIARAAGAATGLTATGGAVGTLDYMAPERFADAPADHRVDVYSLACVLHQCLTGSKPFPVTTAASLIGAHLHQPPPRPSALRPGLPAAFDEVIARGMAKNPADRFGSVEELAGAARAALGGTSPVRAAAPPTRQATRVTPAPVSEPPRTSKAPWVVAAVALLALVAVAGWFTILRPALQDRPTAGPASTSPPATTTPSPTPPPAAAPVTTTQVSVRTSVATTVAAGGADLGLATTMSTPACDGSFVVVLGSAVTPARYRADVQRFLDLHPGASYLHAPTTGCGSLRQQVNGADVYAVYAGPFAAKETACARRSGGAYVKRLDDTSAPTQVISC; from the coding sequence GTGAGCTGGCAGTTCGGGCCTTACCGCGTCGAGTCGCTGATCGCCCGGGGCGGGATGGGCGAGGTGTACCGCGCGCACGACACCCGGCACGACCGGGTGGTGGCGCTCAAGCTGCTCGCGCCCGAGTTCGCCGCCGACCGGGACTTCCAGGAGCGGTTCCGGCGGGAGGCGCACGCCGTCGCGCGGCTGCGGGAGCCGCACGTCATCCCGATTCACGCCTACGGGGAGCACGACGGGCGGCTCTACCTCGACATGCGCCTGGTCGACGGGGACGACCTCGGCAGCAGGCTGGCCGCGGGCGGGGCTCCCTCGCCCGCCGACGCCGTCGACGTCATCGGGCAGGTGGCGCGGGCGCTGGCCGCCGCGCACGCCGAAGGGCTGGTGCACCGGGACGTCAAGCCGTCCAACGTGCTCGTCGACGCGACCGGGTTCGCCTACCTCGTGGACTTCGGCATCGCCCGCGCCGCCGGGGCCGCCACCGGGCTCACCGCGACCGGCGGGGCCGTCGGCACCCTCGACTACATGGCGCCCGAGCGCTTCGCCGACGCGCCCGCCGACCACCGCGTCGACGTCTATTCGCTGGCTTGCGTGCTGCACCAGTGCCTGACCGGCAGCAAGCCGTTCCCGGTGACGACGGCCGCGTCGCTGATCGGCGCCCACCTGCACCAGCCGCCGCCCCGGCCGAGCGCGCTGCGGCCCGGGCTGCCCGCCGCGTTCGACGAGGTGATCGCGCGGGGCATGGCGAAGAACCCGGCGGACCGGTTCGGCTCGGTCGAGGAGCTGGCCGGCGCCGCGCGGGCCGCGCTCGGCGGCACCAGCCCGGTCCGGGCGGCCGCTCCCCCGACCCGGCAGGCCACCCGCGTCACTCCCGCACCCGTTTCCGAGCCGCCCCGGACGTCGAAGGCGCCTTGGGTGGTGGCCGCGGTGGCCCTGCTCGCCCTCGTGGCCGTGGCGGGGTGGTTCACGATCCTGCGCCCCGCGCTGCAGGACCGGCCGACGGCGGGCCCGGCCTCGACCTCGCCCCCGGCCACCACCACGCCCTCCCCCACCCCGCCGCCGGCCGCCGCGCCGGTCACGACCACGCAGGTGAGCGTCCGGACGTCCGTCGCCACCACGGTCGCCGCGGGCGGGGCGGACCTCGGGCTGGCGACCACGATGAGCACGCCCGCGTGCGACGGGTCGTTCGTGGTGGTCCTCGGCTCCGCCGTCACCCCGGCCCGCTACCGCGCCGACGTCCAGCGCTTCCTCGACCTCCACCCCGGCGCGAGCTACCTGCACGCGCCGACCACCGGGTGCGGGTCGCTGCGCCAGCAGGTGAACGGCGCCGACGTCTACGCGGTCTACGCCGGGCCGTTCGCCGCCAAGGAAACCGCGTGCGCCCGGCGCAGCGGCGGCGCGTACGTCAAGCGGCTCGACGACACGAGCGCGCCCACGCAGGTGATCAGCTGCTGA